Proteins from a single region of Shinella zoogloeoides:
- a CDS encoding NAD(P)/FAD-dependent oxidoreductase gives MAHIGIVGGGLMGCATALNLMEQGHSVTILERDAGGLPASVGNAGILAVPEIDPLARADMLLSMPKWLLDPLGPLTLRWQDLPALTPWLIRFLRSARPGTAAAGRDALLTLMKTAEADHIRLGNFAGISGHIRDTGALTVFDSVAARDKTFAHETENAKLIGCNVEKLDVEEARRRVPALQGAFAGAVFNDGHKTFDYPLTFLRRLQASLRERATLVDATVSSVAQAQDGVVVRTEGGREFTFDRLVIAAGVWSRRFVADLGLKVLLETERGYNTTFMNPSTTLEMPVFFSEHGFVATPFENALRIGGAVELASPDAPANYKRAAAMRKRMRRYVPDLQEEGGTEWMGRRPSTPDSLPVISLHPRDPRIAFAFGHGHVGLTLSATTGRHVARLLSGESDAALAPFSIARFQ, from the coding sequence ATGGCGCATATCGGTATCGTCGGCGGTGGCCTCATGGGCTGCGCCACAGCGCTCAATCTCATGGAACAGGGCCACAGCGTCACCATCCTCGAGCGGGATGCGGGCGGCCTGCCGGCCTCGGTCGGCAATGCGGGCATCCTCGCCGTGCCCGAGATCGACCCGCTGGCCCGCGCGGACATGCTGCTTTCCATGCCGAAATGGCTGCTCGATCCACTCGGCCCGCTGACGCTGCGCTGGCAGGACCTGCCGGCGCTGACGCCCTGGCTCATCCGCTTCCTGCGCTCCGCCCGCCCCGGCACGGCGGCGGCCGGCCGCGACGCGCTGCTGACACTGATGAAGACGGCCGAGGCCGACCATATCCGCCTCGGCAATTTCGCCGGCATTTCCGGCCATATCCGCGACACCGGCGCGCTGACCGTCTTCGACAGCGTCGCCGCCCGCGACAAAACCTTCGCCCACGAAACCGAAAACGCGAAGCTGATCGGCTGCAATGTCGAGAAACTGGATGTGGAGGAAGCCCGCCGCCGCGTGCCCGCCCTGCAAGGCGCTTTCGCCGGCGCCGTCTTCAACGACGGCCACAAGACCTTCGACTATCCGCTAACCTTCCTGCGCCGGCTGCAGGCTTCGCTACGCGAGCGCGCGACGCTGGTCGACGCCACCGTCTCCTCGGTGGCGCAAGCGCAGGACGGCGTCGTCGTGCGCACCGAGGGCGGCCGGGAATTCACCTTCGACAGGCTGGTCATCGCGGCCGGCGTCTGGTCGCGCCGCTTCGTCGCCGATCTCGGCCTGAAGGTTCTGCTGGAGACCGAGCGTGGCTACAACACGACCTTCATGAACCCCTCGACCACGCTGGAAATGCCGGTCTTCTTTTCCGAACACGGCTTCGTCGCGACACCCTTCGAAAATGCCCTGCGCATCGGCGGCGCGGTGGAGCTTGCCTCGCCGGACGCCCCCGCGAACTACAAGCGCGCCGCCGCCATGCGGAAGAGGATGCGCCGCTACGTGCCCGATCTCCAGGAAGAAGGCGGCACGGAATGGATGGGTCGGCGTCCTTCGACACCCGACTCGCTCCCCGTCATCAGCCTGCATCCGCGCGACCCGCGCATTGCCTTCGCCTTCGGCCACGGCCATGTCGGCCTGACGCTTTCGGCAACAACCGGCCGCCATGTCGCGCGCCTTCTTTCCGGCGAGAGCGATGCCGCGCTCGCCCCCTTCTCCATCGCCCGCTTCCAGTAA
- a CDS encoding nucleoside hydrolase — protein MHKVIFDTDPGVDDAMALLFLHNHPEIDLIGITTVFGNAAIETTTRNALFLKREWGIGAPVARGEGKTYNPMRNPTDWPVMIHGHDGLGNIDVPETIDLPVDPRPAHRFIIETVRANPGEVTLIAVGRMSNLAYALKEDPEIAGLVKQVIIMGGAFDVPGNITPAAEANIHGDPEAADVVMGAAWKVVVVGLDVTMKTVMTRKRLAELTTKNGKHLKLLSDISQFYIDFYGQHVKDEGMVVHDSCACIYLVAPDLFTTRPGAIRVVAGGIADGQTIQKPDARSFPPGNWDGLPSQHACIGIDAEKVMALLDETLVR, from the coding sequence GTGCACAAGGTCATTTTCGATACGGACCCCGGCGTCGACGACGCCATGGCGCTTCTCTTCCTGCACAATCATCCCGAAATCGACCTCATCGGCATCACCACCGTCTTCGGCAATGCCGCCATCGAGACGACGACACGCAACGCGCTGTTCCTGAAGCGCGAATGGGGCATCGGCGCGCCGGTCGCCCGCGGCGAGGGCAAGACCTACAACCCGATGCGCAACCCCACCGACTGGCCTGTGATGATCCACGGCCATGACGGCCTCGGCAATATCGACGTGCCCGAGACGATCGACCTGCCCGTCGATCCGCGCCCGGCGCACCGCTTCATCATCGAGACCGTGCGCGCCAATCCGGGCGAGGTGACGCTGATCGCCGTCGGCCGCATGTCCAACCTCGCCTATGCGCTGAAGGAAGACCCGGAGATCGCCGGCCTCGTCAAACAGGTCATCATCATGGGCGGCGCCTTCGACGTGCCCGGCAACATCACGCCCGCCGCCGAGGCCAATATCCACGGCGACCCGGAAGCCGCCGATGTGGTGATGGGCGCGGCCTGGAAGGTGGTCGTCGTCGGCCTCGACGTGACGATGAAGACGGTGATGACGCGCAAGCGCCTCGCCGAACTCACCACGAAGAACGGCAAGCACCTCAAGCTGCTCTCCGACATCTCGCAGTTCTATATCGACTTCTACGGCCAGCACGTGAAGGACGAGGGCATGGTCGTGCACGATAGCTGCGCCTGCATCTATCTCGTCGCGCCGGACCTCTTCACCACGCGCCCCGGCGCGATCCGCGTGGTCGCCGGCGGCATCGCCGATGGCCAGACCATCCAGAAACCCGACGCCCGCAGCTTCCCGCCCGGCAACTGGGACGGCCTGCCGAGCCAGCACGCCTGCATCGGCATCGATGCGGAAAAGGTTATGGCGCTGCTGGATGAGACGCTGGTGCGGTAA
- the ung gene encoding uracil-DNA glycosylase, translating to MAATDIKIGESWKAPLAAEFTSPYMAELKSFLLEQKQEGRRIFPKGAEYFRALDLTPLDEVRVVILGQDPYHGEGQAHGLCFSVQPGVRTPPSLVNIYKEMQSDLGIAPARHGFLEHWARQGVLLLNSVLTVEMGRAASHQGRGWERFTDAVIRAVNEQEKPVVFILWGSYAQKKAAFVDKSRHLVLRSPHPSPLSAHNGFFGTRPFSKANEFLEKHGRTPIDWQLPATVE from the coding sequence ATGGCAGCGACGGATATCAAGATCGGCGAGAGCTGGAAGGCCCCGCTCGCGGCGGAATTCACCAGCCCCTACATGGCCGAGCTGAAGAGCTTCCTTCTGGAGCAGAAGCAGGAGGGGCGGCGCATTTTCCCGAAGGGGGCGGAATATTTTCGCGCGCTGGACCTGACGCCGCTCGACGAGGTGCGCGTCGTCATTCTCGGGCAGGATCCCTATCACGGCGAGGGGCAGGCGCATGGCCTGTGCTTTTCCGTGCAGCCGGGTGTGCGCACGCCGCCCTCGCTCGTCAATATCTACAAGGAAATGCAGTCTGACCTTGGCATTGCGCCGGCCCGCCACGGCTTTCTCGAACATTGGGCGCGGCAGGGCGTGCTGCTGCTCAACAGCGTGCTGACGGTGGAGATGGGCCGTGCGGCCTCCCATCAGGGCCGGGGCTGGGAGCGGTTCACGGATGCGGTCATCCGCGCCGTCAACGAGCAGGAAAAGCCCGTCGTCTTCATCCTCTGGGGTTCCTATGCGCAGAAGAAGGCGGCCTTCGTCGACAAGAGCCGCCATCTCGTGCTGCGTTCGCCGCATCCCTCGCCGCTTTCGGCGCATAACGGCTTCTTCGGCACGCGGCCGTTCTCCAAGGCGAACGAATTCCTTGAAAAGCACGGCCGCACGCCGATCGACTGGCAACTGCCGGCAACGGTGGAGTAA